A genomic segment from Glycine soja cultivar W05 chromosome 18, ASM419377v2, whole genome shotgun sequence encodes:
- the LOC114395727 gene encoding ERBB-3 BINDING PROTEIN 1-like isoform X3 has product MSDDEREEKELDLSSAEVVTKYKTTAEIVNIISECKPKAKIVDICEKGDSYIRDDMACHIDGFITAVAHTHVLQEGPVAATNTAAEVALRLVRPGKKV; this is encoded by the exons ATGTCGGACGATGAAAGGGAGGAGAAAGAGTTGGATCTCTCTTCTGCCGAAGTTGTCACCAAATACAAAACCACTGCTGAGATCGTTAACA TTATTTCAGAATGTAAACCGAAGGCGAAGATTGTGGATATTTGTGAGAAAGGGGATTCATACATTAGAGA TGATATGGCATGCCATATAGATGGATTCATCACTGCGGTAGCTCACACCCATGTTCTTCAGGAAGGTCCTGTTGCTGCCACAAATACTGCTGCTGAGGTGGCCTTGAGGCTTGTCAGGCCGGGAAAGAAG